One Acidobacteriota bacterium genomic window carries:
- a CDS encoding isoprenylcysteine carboxylmethyltransferase family protein, with the protein MTDDHTFRLILILGIVVFLPVALYYRIRSQASGEKLDRRQEGLFILFTLRPCGMAALGGLLAFLINPAWMAWASVPLPAALRWAGVAIGLPGMALGFWTFRSLGRNITDTVVTRREHTLVTSGPYRYVRHPFYVMVAFALVAYALATANWFIALTGLATLVLLVIRTGTEEAKLVERFGDDYRRYMARTGRFFPRLRSVPPPPA; encoded by the coding sequence ATGACCGACGACCACACTTTCCGGTTGATCCTCATCCTCGGCATAGTGGTCTTCCTGCCGGTGGCCCTCTACTACCGGATCCGCTCACAGGCGAGCGGCGAGAAGCTCGACCGGCGACAGGAAGGCCTGTTCATCCTCTTCACGCTACGCCCATGCGGGATGGCCGCGCTAGGCGGCCTCCTGGCCTTCCTCATCAACCCGGCCTGGATGGCGTGGGCCTCCGTGCCGCTTCCCGCCGCCCTCCGATGGGCCGGCGTGGCGATCGGTCTGCCCGGGATGGCCCTCGGCTTCTGGACTTTCCGCAGCCTCGGCAGGAACATCACGGACACCGTCGTCACCCGACGCGAGCACACGCTCGTGACGAGCGGTCCGTACCGCTACGTCCGTCACCCGTTCTACGTCATGGTTGCCTTCGCACTCGTTGCCTACGCGCTCGCAACGGCGAACTGGTTCATCGCGCTGACCGGCCTCGCCACCCTGGTCCTCCTGGTGATCCGGACCGGGACCGAGGAGGCGAAACTCGTCGAGCGGTTCGGCGATGACTACCGGCGCTACATGGCGCGGACAGGGCGCTTCTTCCCGCGCCTCCGGTCTGTCCCCCCGCCGCCGGCGTAG